Below is a window of Herminiimonas arsenicoxydans DNA.
ATGCATTTGCACGGCATGTGGAGTGAACTGGAAACGCCGGAGGGTAAGTTTCAGGTACGACGTCATACGTTGCCAGTACAGCCAGCGCAACGAATCAGCTTTTTGGTTACTGCCGATGCACTGGGCCGTTGGGCTTGGCATTGTCATCTCATGTTCCATATGGACGGAGGCATGTTCCGCGAAGTCGTAGTGTCTTGAACATGAGGAAAAAATAATGTTGAAAATAAGAGCCATTTATTCATTGACCGCTATCTGCGCGTCAATCGCAAGCATGTCGGTTTATGCGCAATCCCAGACTGCAGAAGACCATTCCATGCATGGCCATGCTGCGCATCACAATACGATGACTTCCAAGTCGTCCAAAAATGTCTCGAGCGCAACACAGGCCGACCCGCACGCAGGTCATGGAACATCCGCTCCCGCTGCAGATCCGCACGCTGGACACACAATGATGCAGAGCGATCCTGTCGAGCAACCTGCTATGGATCACGGCGAAATGCGCATGCAGGGCGGATCCGCACCGGCAGACGCACGAGACCCTCATGCCTATTCAAATGGGCTCAAGCTCGGTGAAGGAGACTATGCGGTTCCCGATGTGCCACGGCTGATGCTTCACGATGAACACGCGTTTGGAGCAATTCGGGCCGAACGCCTAGAACGCAAGTTCGATCGCAACGGCGATGACAGCACTGGATACGATCTTCAAGGCTGGTTTGGAACCTCCTACAATCGTTTCGTTGTTAAAGCAGAGGGTGATATAGCAAAGAGTCGCGTCGAAGAGTCGCGTACAGAGTTGCTCTGGAGCCGCGCCATCGCAACGCACTGGGATACGCAGTTAGGTGCACGTTTTGATACAGGTGAGGGCCCAAATCGGCAATGGATCGCGCTGGGTGTGCAAGGCTTGTCACCCTACTGGTTTGAGGTAGATGCCACAGCGTACGTTGGCAATGGTGGTCGCACAGCATTCAGGCTTGAAGCGAGCTATGAACTACTCATCACGCAGCGCCTTATTCTTGAACCGAAAATTGAGATGCAGGCTTTTGGTAAAAGCGACGCACAGCGACGTGTTGGCAGTGGCTTGTCGGAAGCATCTGCAGGACTACGCCTGCGTTACGAATTCAGCCGACAATTCGC
It encodes the following:
- the copB1 gene encoding Copper resistance protein B precursor (Evidence 2a : Function of homologous gene experimentally demonstrated in an other organism; PubMedId : 3372485, 1924351; Product type t : transporter); translation: MLKIRAIYSLTAICASIASMSVYAQSQTAEDHSMHGHAAHHNTMTSKSSKNVSSATQADPHAGHGTSAPAADPHAGHTMMQSDPVEQPAMDHGEMRMQGGSAPADARDPHAYSNGLKLGEGDYAVPDVPRLMLHDEHAFGAIRAERLERKFDRNGDDSTGYDLQGWFGTSYNRFVVKAEGDIAKSRVEESRTELLWSRAIATHWDTQLGARFDTGEGPNRQWIALGVQGLSPYWFEVDATAYVGNGGRTAFRLEASYELLITQRLILEPKIEMQAFGKSDAQRRVGSGLSEASAGLRLRYEFSRQFAPYIGIERAASYGGTADYVRAEGGDTQKTRVVAGLRFWF